Genomic window (Rossellomorea aquimaris):
CTGAAGTAGAAGAAGTCCTGAATGAATTAGCAGGACAAATCTCTGAGGAAGAGATGAGTGAGATGAATGCCAAGGTGGATATGGATAAACAAGATCCCAAAGAAGTAGCGCGTGAATTTCTCCTATCCAAGGGATTAATTGAAGAGTAAAATGTTAAGAAGTGTCAGAAAGGATAGGGGTGAGGGGTGCACCAACACGTCCTTTGTCCATCTGACACTTCATTTTGTTTAGGTATATTTATAAAATTTTGAAAAATTAAAGGGAAATATGGTATAAAAGAAGAATAGGACTTAAGAAACAGTTAAAGAATGAATGGATAAGGAACGATGAAGGAGTTGTAATCATCTATGGAAAACCCATCCCGACAAGAAATTGGAAACATCCTTAATCAATCAAAACGCATCGCCGTGATTGGATTAAGTGACAATCCTGCACGAACATCTTATATGGTCTCAAAAGCGATGCAGGATCAAGGATATGAGATTATTCCTGTAAATCCAACCATTGACGCCGCACTGGGCGTTAAAGCGGTATCTTCTCTGAAGGAGATTGAAGGACCGATTGACATTGTCAATGTATTTCGCCGCTCAGAATTTTTACCACAGATCGCGGAAGAATTTCATGAAATCGATTCTAACGTGTTTTGGGCGCAACAAGGTGTAATGAATGAAGAGGCTTATCGCTTTTTGAAAGAACGTGGGTATACAGTCATTATGGATCGCTGTATTAAGGTTGAACATGCTTTAACCAAATAACTCTCACTCGTAACAAGCGGCTCTTACCGCTTGTTTTTTTTCGGATTGACTTTTCTTCTTTCATTACTAAAAAATCCGGTCCACACACAAGAAAACAGTCCGATATCTGAGTTGATCTAGGAAATTACATTTGCGAAAATCAAATAAAACGCTACAATAAGCAATAGTGGTTTACCTCAGAAATGATTAAAACAGGTAAACGAACAAACGTTCTTGTGTTATAGTTAACATATACATAACCAATACTACCGTACAAGCACTATTTACGGTTAGAGAAGTTTTGAAAGGGGAATGTTCG
Coding sequences:
- a CDS encoding CoA-binding protein, whose product is MENPSRQEIGNILNQSKRIAVIGLSDNPARTSYMVSKAMQDQGYEIIPVNPTIDAALGVKAVSSLKEIEGPIDIVNVFRRSEFLPQIAEEFHEIDSNVFWAQQGVMNEEAYRFLKERGYTVIMDRCIKVEHALTK